The segment TCTGATTGACGAAACCGATCTGCCTTCGGACAGGGCACGTGCAATCGCAACCGTTGAAAGCTCGCCCATTCCGAACGAGAGAAGGTCGGCGCGGCTGTCCGCAAGCAGTGAACGGCGCACGGAATCACTCCAGTAATCATAATGCGCGAAACGTCTCAGGCTTGCCTCAATTCCGCCTATAACAAGCGGGATATCTTTCCATATTTCCCTTATTCTGTTGCAGTAGACTATCGTTGCCCTGTCTGGACGGAGTCCCGCTTTTCCCCCCGGAGAATAGCTGTCGTTATGCCTTTTTTTGAGAGACGCCGTGTAATGATTCAGCATTGAGTCAAGATTTCCGGCAGTTACAAAAACGCCGAAACGCGGCCGTCCGAGTCTGGCAAAAGCCTCTGTGCTTCTCCAGTCCGGCTGCGCGATTATTCCGACGCGGAAGCCTGCCGCTTCAAGACAGCGCGAAATTATCGCGTGCCCGAAGCTCGGGTGGTCAACGTACGCGTCGCCCGATATGAGAAGAAAATCCAATTCTTCCCAACCCCGAGCCTCCATATCGGCGCAGCTTACAGGCAGAAATTTATCTCTTGAAATTTTATCAGTATTTTTTTTCGTCATATTTTTGCTCCAATCATTGGACTATTAAGGCTTTCGGGGTTATTATTGTCGCGCGGAGGCACAGATATGGGCGAGACAATAATCATCAGCGGGCAGAGCTATGCCGTACGGCGCAGCGCAAGACGAAAGAACATAACGGTAAAAGCTGACCTGAGCGGAAATATAACCGTTGCTTTTCCGGCAGGTTACAATGTTTCTGCTGCCACCGAAAAGCTTCTTGCTCCTTTGCTTGAAGAAATTATAAAACGCACTGCCGCTTTGCCGCAAGCGAAAAACTATACGGACGGAGAATTATATCTGTTTGCGGGGAGAGAATACCCTCTCAGGCTGACGGACGGCAATGAAGGGCTTAAATTTGACGGCAGCCGTTTTCTGCTTGACAAAGGCAGACAGGCGGAAGCGCGGAAGCTTTTTGAACGCTGGTACGCGCGTGCGCTTGAAAAACGGCTCGCCTCAATACTTCCGCGCCTTTGCAAAACGCTGGACGTGTCTCCGGCAAGAATATCGGTCAAGACCGTTTCAACGGTTTGGGGAAGCTGCAGCGCAAAAAGAAACATCACTTTCTGCACGCGCCTTGCCCTGCTTCCCGACAGGCTGTTTGAATACGTTGCGGTACACGAATTGTGCCATCTGAAGGAGCTTAATCATTCCGCGGCATTTTGGCGGGAGGTTGAAAAGCTCGTGCCCGATTACAAAGAAAGACGC is part of the Candidatus Equadaptatus faecalis genome and harbors:
- a CDS encoding M48 family metallopeptidase; this encodes MGETIIISGQSYAVRRSARRKNITVKADLSGNITVAFPAGYNVSAATEKLLAPLLEEIIKRTAALPQAKNYTDGELYLFAGREYPLRLTDGNEGLKFDGSRFLLDKGRQAEARKLFERWYARALEKRLASILPRLCKTLDVSPARISVKTVSTVWGSCSAKRNITFCTRLALLPDRLFEYVAVHELCHLKELNHSAAFWREVEKLVPDYKERRAELNRDSRLYKWW